In the Paenibacillus sp. FSL H7-0357 genome, one interval contains:
- a CDS encoding DUF5673 domain-containing protein, which translates to MTIQSIFIMVLNLTYCVIIPWFLYYAYRQYKANRSAAGQIRVYDPARLNPHKLLLVVTLLYVSTIVVLWLLYMFKVSHVIEDHWFSYVFMLVLPVVANHDRVLMYIGEYGISQEGNVIPWEFISYYEFGKLNTVTNRLLLEIHTKDNVIRGLLPSESQEEIRQFLEENKIQSKPA; encoded by the coding sequence ATGACGATTCAGTCCATATTTATAATGGTGCTAAATTTGACTTATTGTGTAATCATCCCGTGGTTTCTCTACTATGCCTATAGACAATACAAGGCTAACCGGTCGGCAGCCGGGCAAATTCGCGTCTATGATCCAGCCAGACTTAATCCACATAAATTATTGCTTGTGGTCACTCTGCTATACGTGAGTACAATTGTGGTTCTGTGGCTGTTGTACATGTTCAAGGTCAGCCATGTGATCGAGGATCACTGGTTCTCCTATGTTTTTATGCTGGTTCTTCCGGTTGTCGCCAACCATGACCGAGTACTTATGTACATCGGAGAATACGGTATCTCCCAAGAGGGGAACGTGATCCCCTGGGAATTTATCAGCTATTACGAATTCGGCAAATTGAATACGGTCACAAATCGTTTGTTGCTGGAGATACATACAAAGGATAATGTGATACGTGGATTACTTCCATCTGAATCTCAAGAAGAAATAAGGCAGTTTTTGGAGGAAAATAAGATTCAATCAAAGCCGGCATAG
- a CDS encoding aminoglycoside N(3)-acetyltransferase encodes MTELQETRAILTKEDLIHQFKGCGVAAGQTLFVHASLSKLGFVVGGAETLIRALLEIVGEDGTLVMPSQTWKNLDPSTGVHWQEPAEWWPVIREHWPAYDKEVTPAIGMGAAAEMLRKWPGAQRSDHPARSIAAVGRHAAYITADHDLSNIFGAGSPLDKIYQLNGYVLLVGVGHDRNTSLHLAEARADFPGKHMVDESSAVLVDGKREWLTYSTQAVDDSDFVTLGNEYEQEINLKIHHIGNAEIRLLAQRPLVDWATDWMGKFRA; translated from the coding sequence ATGACTGAGCTGCAGGAAACAAGAGCCATTTTAACGAAGGAAGACCTGATCCATCAGTTTAAAGGCTGCGGAGTGGCGGCAGGGCAAACCCTGTTTGTTCATGCCTCGCTAAGCAAGCTGGGTTTTGTCGTAGGAGGTGCGGAAACCTTAATCCGGGCGCTGCTGGAGATAGTGGGGGAGGACGGCACTTTGGTCATGCCTTCGCAAACCTGGAAAAACCTCGATCCTTCAACAGGCGTCCACTGGCAGGAACCGGCAGAATGGTGGCCCGTGATACGGGAGCATTGGCCCGCCTATGATAAAGAGGTTACTCCGGCCATCGGCATGGGTGCCGCGGCTGAAATGCTCCGCAAATGGCCGGGAGCCCAAAGATCGGATCACCCCGCCCGCTCCATAGCAGCAGTAGGCAGACATGCAGCCTATATTACGGCGGACCATGATTTGAGCAATATTTTTGGTGCCGGATCTCCACTGGACAAAATTTATCAGCTAAATGGTTATGTCCTCTTGGTTGGCGTCGGCCACGACAGGAATACTTCCCTGCATCTGGCCGAAGCCCGGGCTGATTTCCCCGGTAAGCACATGGTAGACGAGAGCAGCGCAGTTCTGGTGGACGGCAAGCGGGAGTGGCTCACTTATTCGACCCAGGCGGTGGATGACAGTGATTTTGTCACGTTAGGGAATGAATATGAGCAGGAAATCAATCTCAAGATTCATCACATCGGCAATGCCGAAATCCGGCTGCTAGCGCAAAGACCTCTGGTCGACTGGGCCACGGACTGGATGGGGAAATTCAGAGCTTAA
- a CDS encoding Na-translocating system protein MpsC family protein, translated as MIASAGQWKQDILRIYNEINKRMFNAGVKQQKVDFVGNKIIILSINSRVPVLKVLDTHDASASREINLVLHEVFKRQIKQAFMDEFQLNIKAVLKDYDVETEYSGTIIILEKDLEHYLNVTLEL; from the coding sequence ATGATCGCTTCCGCCGGACAATGGAAACAGGATATTTTACGGATCTACAATGAAATCAATAAGAGGATGTTCAACGCCGGTGTTAAGCAGCAGAAGGTTGATTTTGTAGGAAACAAGATTATCATTTTATCCATCAACAGCCGCGTGCCTGTACTGAAGGTGCTGGATACCCATGATGCTTCGGCCAGCAGGGAAATTAATCTGGTGCTGCATGAGGTATTCAAGCGTCAGATCAAGCAGGCTTTTATGGATGAATTTCAATTGAATATCAAAGCCGTTCTTAAAGATTATGATGTGGAGACCGAATATTCCGGTACGATCATAATTTTGGAGAAGGATTTGGAGCATTACCTGAACGTTACGCTGGAACTCTGA
- a CDS encoding ABC transporter ATP-binding protein, with the protein MKAKIEISGVSKWFRRDGKEIIAMQETNLSIEEGRFVSIIGPSGCGKSTLFNIIAGLMPPSTGRVLADGEDIIGKTGHVGYMLQKDMLLPWRTILDNIILGMEIRGVPRKEAVARAQPLMDRYGLKGFGSHHPAELSGGMRQRAALLRTLLYDRDIILLDEPFGALDAQTRLTMQNWLLEIWEDFRKTVLFVTHDIDEAIYLSDDIYVFSGRPGRIISKISVDMPRPRHKEDTVSASFMELKAHLLDLLSGGGSEEPAAHIS; encoded by the coding sequence ATGAAGGCCAAGATTGAAATTTCAGGGGTAAGCAAGTGGTTCCGCCGTGACGGCAAAGAGATTATCGCCATGCAGGAAACGAATCTATCCATTGAAGAAGGAAGATTTGTCAGTATTATCGGTCCCAGCGGCTGCGGCAAATCTACTCTGTTCAACATTATTGCCGGACTGATGCCTCCATCAACCGGCCGTGTCCTGGCAGACGGTGAAGATATTATCGGGAAGACCGGACATGTCGGCTACATGCTGCAGAAGGATATGCTGCTGCCCTGGAGGACCATTCTGGACAACATTATTCTCGGGATGGAAATCCGCGGAGTGCCGCGCAAAGAGGCGGTAGCCAGAGCCCAACCTTTGATGGACCGTTACGGGCTGAAAGGCTTCGGCAGCCATCATCCTGCAGAGCTGTCGGGAGGCATGCGGCAGCGGGCAGCGCTGCTCCGCACGCTTCTGTATGACAGGGACATTATTTTACTGGACGAGCCTTTCGGCGCGCTGGATGCCCAGACCAGGCTGACGATGCAGAACTGGCTGCTGGAAATTTGGGAGGACTTCAGAAAGACGGTATTATTCGTCACTCATGATATTGACGAGGCGATCTACCTGTCCGACGACATCTATGTATTCTCCGGCCGCCCGGGCAGAATTATTTCCAAGATTTCTGTGGACATGCCGCGTCCGAGACATAAAGAGGATACCGTATCGGCTTCTTTTATGGAGCTTAAAGCTCATCTGCTGGACCTGCTGTCCGGCGGCGGAAGCGAAGAGCCGGCTGCACATATCTCGTAA
- a CDS encoding ABC transporter permease, protein MESVQKKGYVIHKLEASGNSAVKPDKRQAEPFIQDEEAVKRRTGRIISIGRLSVALLVVLCWELFTRIGWMDSYYWSSPLRILSTTWTQITEGTLLEDIAYTSSSTILGFIGGTLLGSLLGLSFWWSKRFAGISEPFLILLNAMPKLALAPVLVILLGIGFFSKVALAFAMTVVVAALSAHSGVQSVDKDMEKLMYSLGAKRHQVFTKVVIPWAMPWMISSLRINIALSLAGAIVGEFIASSHGIGRMVIYAGTILDINLVWVGVVVLSVLSMVMYAGVVLLEKWLSKGYGMKKA, encoded by the coding sequence ATGGAAAGTGTGCAGAAGAAAGGGTATGTCATTCACAAGCTGGAGGCGTCCGGGAACAGCGCGGTGAAGCCGGACAAAAGGCAGGCGGAGCCGTTCATTCAGGACGAGGAGGCGGTGAAGCGCCGGACCGGCAGGATTATCAGCATCGGGCGTCTCTCGGTAGCGCTGCTGGTTGTACTCTGCTGGGAGCTATTTACACGGATCGGCTGGATGGATTCCTACTATTGGAGCAGCCCGCTCCGCATCCTTAGCACGACCTGGACACAGATTACGGAGGGCACTTTGCTTGAGGATATTGCCTACACCTCAAGTTCCACCATTCTGGGGTTTATCGGTGGAACCCTGCTGGGCTCGCTGCTCGGTCTTTCCTTCTGGTGGTCGAAGAGGTTTGCCGGGATCAGCGAACCGTTCCTCATTCTGCTGAACGCAATGCCGAAGCTGGCGCTGGCCCCTGTGCTGGTGATTCTGCTGGGCATCGGGTTTTTCTCCAAGGTAGCGCTGGCTTTTGCCATGACGGTGGTGGTTGCGGCCTTGTCGGCACACAGCGGGGTGCAGAGTGTGGACAAGGATATGGAGAAGCTGATGTACTCGCTGGGCGCGAAACGCCATCAGGTCTTTACAAAAGTGGTCATTCCCTGGGCGATGCCCTGGATGATCAGCAGTCTGCGGATTAATATTGCACTTTCGCTGGCTGGAGCCATTGTAGGCGAATTTATTGCTTCCAGTCACGGGATTGGCCGGATGGTCATTTATGCCGGGACGATTCTTGATATCAACCTTGTTTGGGTGGGGGTAGTGGTCTTGTCGGTGTTGTCGATGGTCATGTATGCAGGAGTGGTGCTGCTGGAGAAGTGGCTGTCCAAAGGGTACGGAATGAAGAAGGCGTAA
- a CDS encoding ABC transporter substrate-binding protein: MKLKKVKLSAVLLLVSSIILLAGCSNKESAEAAAGKEGLKKLVIAEPLHYTGYLPLYVAQREGYFAEEGLEVEMLQATGGTHVTSVVSGDAWGVIGGPESNALANTGNSDPIISVSNVVNRANVYLMAKKGTAPAGSSDEELKAFLQDKKINAGRHGGTPNLLTQYLLLELGLDPQKDVRLLEPADGSTVVAMVQQGAADIANGAEPQISDGMDKGVWDEPFYKFHDMGDYAYSVLSVKKSTLEKDPETVQKAVNAVVKALKAIQEDKTMAMKVLKAEFPTLSDTAAQAALDRAYEDQLWSPDGIISEEALDKDMNVMIKTGIYKGEYTYDGLVDMQFVKKSAEK; encoded by the coding sequence ATGAAGTTGAAAAAAGTAAAGCTGTCCGCCGTCCTGCTGCTGGTCTCTTCCATAATTCTGCTTGCGGGCTGTAGTAATAAGGAAAGCGCCGAAGCCGCAGCCGGCAAGGAAGGTCTAAAGAAGCTTGTGATTGCCGAACCTCTGCATTATACAGGTTATCTGCCGCTGTATGTGGCGCAGCGCGAAGGGTATTTTGCGGAAGAAGGGCTTGAGGTTGAAATGCTGCAGGCTACCGGCGGCACGCATGTGACTTCGGTGGTCAGCGGGGATGCCTGGGGCGTTATCGGCGGTCCGGAATCCAATGCGCTGGCGAATACCGGCAATTCGGACCCGATTATTTCGGTAAGCAATGTCGTCAACCGTGCCAATGTGTATTTGATGGCGAAGAAAGGGACGGCTCCGGCAGGAAGCTCCGATGAAGAGCTAAAGGCCTTTCTTCAGGACAAAAAAATCAACGCCGGACGGCATGGCGGAACGCCGAACCTGCTGACCCAGTATTTGCTGCTGGAGCTGGGGCTTGATCCGCAGAAGGATGTACGTCTGCTGGAACCGGCGGACGGCTCAACCGTTGTGGCTATGGTTCAGCAGGGTGCGGCGGACATTGCGAACGGTGCCGAGCCGCAGATCAGCGACGGAATGGATAAAGGCGTGTGGGACGAGCCATTTTATAAATTCCATGATATGGGCGATTATGCGTATTCCGTATTGAGCGTGAAGAAATCTACCCTTGAGAAGGACCCGGAAACGGTGCAGAAGGCGGTGAACGCCGTGGTCAAAGCCTTAAAGGCTATCCAGGAGGACAAGACGATGGCGATGAAAGTGCTGAAGGCCGAATTCCCGACCCTTTCGGATACGGCGGCGCAGGCGGCACTTGACCGCGCTTATGAAGACCAGCTCTGGAGTCCGGACGGAATCATCTCGGAGGAAGCGCTGGACAAGGATATGAATGTAATGATCAAGACCGGGATTTATAAAGGCGAATATACGTATGACGGGCTTGTCGATATGCAGTTTGTAAAGAAGTCCGCAGAGAAGTAA
- a CDS encoding cysteine hydrolase family protein: MELTADLIMPDRTALVIVDVQNDYCHPDGALVAGGNDVAGVKAMMPRLHSLIDAARAHGVPVIFIQTFHEKATDSPVWVSRSGRGSLGVCRKGSWGAGFYEVAPLPEEIVVNKHRYSAFINTRLDSVLRSLRIETLIMTGVSTNVCVESTARDGFMLDYHIVLAEDACASYSRAAHEMTLENMKGYFGVVASVAEVEENWNIWHQSALQNAL; this comes from the coding sequence ATGGAGTTGACAGCAGATTTGATTATGCCGGATCGGACGGCTTTGGTCATAGTAGATGTGCAGAATGATTACTGCCACCCGGATGGTGCGCTTGTCGCAGGCGGAAACGATGTGGCTGGTGTAAAGGCGATGATGCCGCGGCTGCATTCGCTGATTGATGCGGCCAGAGCGCACGGGGTTCCCGTTATTTTTATCCAGACCTTTCATGAAAAAGCGACCGACTCTCCTGTGTGGGTTTCGCGTTCCGGGCGGGGTTCGCTCGGAGTCTGCCGCAAGGGGAGCTGGGGGGCCGGGTTTTATGAGGTGGCTCCGCTCCCTGAGGAGATTGTGGTCAACAAACACCGGTACAGCGCGTTTATTAATACCCGACTCGATTCTGTGCTGCGCTCGCTGCGGATCGAGACGCTTATCATGACAGGGGTAAGCACCAATGTATGCGTGGAATCGACGGCACGGGACGGTTTTATGCTGGATTATCATATCGTGCTGGCGGAGGACGCCTGTGCCTCCTATTCCCGGGCGGCGCATGAGATGACGCTGGAGAACATGAAGGGCTATTTCGGGGTAGTCGCTTCAGTCGCGGAAGTCGAGGAGAACTGGAACATCTGGCATCAATCTGCGCTGCAAAACGCGCTATGA
- a CDS encoding MFS transporter, which translates to MSFSATTSKRVVNPSAVKIVICLGAFLSNLSAGMFNIALVDISADLRIPVASAQWVVSIYLLVISVLLPVMGRLGDRLGRRKVHNFGLFAFAAGALGCALAPNAIMLLGFRVIQGVGASMYQATNMALIVSVFPAEQRGRALGLMSTFVAAGSMAGPGLGGFLIQWFSWESNFWLLAAVAGGVGLLAERLIPQDTETAGGRLDLGGAVWFAACLSSLMIALDLGGRSSFLSLPVLLLFAASAVTAAGFAAHARSSRKGNTDEAAATTQSRRSADSGFGLFADRNFAAGIVITVITYMAAFAAQLALPSLLRLSGAEPALVGLIMIGYPLALVVTAPISGGFADRKGPLGILTAGLLLMSVTLLALGFAAPALGAGAMILPVVLLGCSMGMVTSPNTSIVMGLAKKSQLGRVSSVLALSRNIGMMFGTAAGGLVIGGGTSGSGGGMYMAVFLVCAAGVGISCIWLLYSLRRSNKDKGVEQLPWSPR; encoded by the coding sequence ATGAGTTTCTCAGCCACGACTTCTAAGCGGGTTGTAAACCCTTCAGCTGTTAAGATTGTCATCTGTCTCGGGGCGTTCCTGTCCAATCTTTCCGCCGGGATGTTCAATATCGCCCTGGTCGACATTTCGGCGGATCTGCGGATACCGGTAGCCTCTGCCCAGTGGGTGGTCAGTATTTATCTGCTGGTCATCTCCGTCCTGCTGCCCGTGATGGGCCGGCTGGGAGATAGGCTTGGCCGGCGGAAGGTGCATAACTTCGGTCTGTTCGCTTTTGCGGCGGGCGCACTGGGCTGCGCACTCGCTCCGAATGCGATAATGCTGCTGGGCTTCAGGGTGATTCAAGGCGTGGGTGCTTCCATGTACCAGGCAACAAATATGGCACTTATTGTCTCTGTATTTCCCGCAGAGCAGCGGGGCCGGGCACTTGGGCTAATGAGTACCTTTGTGGCCGCAGGCTCCATGGCCGGGCCGGGGCTGGGAGGTTTCCTGATCCAGTGGTTCTCCTGGGAGAGCAACTTCTGGCTGCTTGCTGCAGTGGCAGGGGGTGTAGGGCTGCTTGCTGAGCGGCTGATCCCGCAGGATACCGAAACGGCTGGAGGGCGGCTCGATCTTGGCGGAGCCGTATGGTTTGCGGCCTGCCTATCCTCGCTGATGATTGCCCTCGATCTCGGCGGCCGCTCGTCCTTCCTGTCTCTGCCGGTGCTGCTGCTGTTCGCAGCTTCAGCCGTTACGGCCGCAGGCTTTGCGGCACATGCGCGCTCCTCCCGCAAGGGGAACACAGATGAAGCCGCGGCGACTACTCAATCCCGCCGGTCTGCTGATAGCGGCTTTGGACTATTCGCTGACCGGAACTTTGCCGCCGGAATTGTCATTACGGTCATCACATACATGGCGGCATTCGCCGCACAGCTGGCTTTGCCTTCGCTGCTGCGGCTGTCCGGTGCAGAGCCTGCGCTGGTCGGCTTAATCATGATCGGGTACCCTCTCGCGCTTGTGGTGACAGCTCCTATAAGCGGGGGCTTCGCGGACCGCAAAGGTCCGCTCGGCATCCTCACGGCCGGGCTGCTGCTCATGAGCGTGACGCTGCTGGCGCTTGGTTTCGCTGCCCCTGCGCTTGGAGCCGGGGCGATGATTCTGCCGGTGGTACTGCTCGGCTGTTCGATGGGAATGGTGACTTCGCCCAATACCAGCATCGTCATGGGGCTGGCGAAGAAATCCCAGCTTGGCCGGGTCAGCAGCGTGCTGGCGCTGTCACGCAATATCGGAATGATGTTCGGAACAGCAGCGGGCGGTCTGGTTATTGGCGGCGGCACTTCCGGATCGGGAGGAGGAATGTACATGGCTGTGTTTCTGGTCTGTGCAGCGGGAGTGGGTATTTCCTGTATCTGGCTGCTATATTCCCTTCGCCGCAGCAATAAGGACAAGGGAGTGGAGCAGCTGCCTTGGTCGCCGCGCTGA
- a CDS encoding CopG family transcriptional regulator — protein sequence MSDNAIKIGVSNKDGQLGFLSGRGGLREGAGRKGIGCTKKVSLTLPEELWNKLEADCTATALSRSEMIRNIITAYYS from the coding sequence ATGAGCGATAATGCGATCAAAATTGGTGTCTCCAACAAAGACGGTCAACTCGGTTTCTTGTCTGGAAGAGGCGGTCTCCGGGAGGGAGCAGGCAGGAAAGGTATCGGGTGCACCAAAAAGGTATCCCTGACATTGCCGGAGGAGCTGTGGAACAAGCTTGAAGCAGATTGTACAGCTACAGCATTATCCCGCTCGGAAATGATCCGGAATATCATTACTGCTTATTATTCATAA
- the dnaN gene encoding DNA polymerase III subunit beta, which yields MLVNVTKESLLHALQHVLKAVVANSPNPILSGIHIQAYEKALVFTASNTSMTIQYRVPEDKDSMNVQRTGGIVVPARYLSEIIRRLHAGWIAFESEEPFILSITSGDSHVRLCGLDPAEFPPVHSPSTDAEPACKFQIQNDVLRSAIRQVCVAASTSDSRPVLTGVSFEFTGENLSLMATDGIRFASRTLHTGYNINNGTNVIVPAKNINEIVKMLSDDKAATEIAVSRHQISFTANELHVQSVLIEGVFPSAVKNVIPQSCKSELLIGPYGFLQAVERVSVLAGGNIIRLTAASGKLVLLSGTSDIGEVRDEINLEAMEGDDFTIALNGRFLLDILRCLDSGSLRVRYTGKESPVVILTTDPLSPALFLITPVRTHD from the coding sequence ATGCTGGTCAATGTGACAAAGGAATCACTGCTTCATGCTCTGCAGCATGTCCTTAAGGCTGTTGTTGCGAATAGCCCAAATCCAATTCTGTCAGGAATACATATTCAGGCTTATGAGAAGGCTCTGGTGTTCACGGCAAGCAATACAAGTATGACCATCCAGTACAGGGTTCCCGAGGATAAGGACTCGATGAATGTGCAAAGAACCGGCGGAATTGTGGTGCCGGCCCGTTATTTAAGTGAGATCATCCGCAGGCTTCATGCCGGGTGGATAGCTTTTGAGAGCGAAGAACCTTTTATCCTAAGCATCACTTCAGGCGATTCGCATGTCCGGTTATGCGGTTTGGACCCTGCGGAATTCCCGCCTGTACACTCCCCTTCCACTGATGCTGAGCCTGCCTGCAAGTTTCAAATCCAAAATGACGTATTGCGATCGGCGATAAGACAGGTGTGCGTGGCTGCCTCCACATCCGATTCCAGACCGGTACTGACGGGAGTTTCTTTTGAATTTACCGGGGAAAATCTCAGCCTGATGGCAACGGACGGAATCCGTTTTGCTTCCCGCACGCTGCATACCGGGTATAACATAAACAACGGAACGAATGTTATTGTGCCTGCTAAAAATATAAATGAAATCGTAAAGATGCTTAGCGACGACAAAGCCGCAACGGAAATTGCAGTGAGCCGACATCAAATCAGCTTCACGGCAAATGAGCTGCATGTACAGTCCGTCCTCATTGAGGGGGTCTTCCCCTCAGCCGTAAAAAATGTGATTCCACAATCCTGCAAATCTGAACTGCTCATTGGCCCCTATGGTTTCCTGCAAGCAGTTGAAAGGGTGTCCGTACTGGCAGGCGGAAACATCATTCGGCTTACAGCGGCTTCCGGCAAGCTGGTTTTATTATCCGGTACGTCGGACATAGGAGAGGTCCGGGACGAAATTAACCTGGAAGCCATGGAGGGGGATGACTTCACCATCGCGCTGAACGGCAGATTTTTGCTGGATATCCTGCGCTGCCTGGATAGCGGGTCCCTCAGAGTAAGATACACAGGGAAGGAAAGCCCGGTGGTCATCCTGACTACAGACCCGCTTTCGCCCGCGCTATTCCTGATCACTCCTGTAAGGACCCATGATTGA
- a CDS encoding alpha/beta hydrolase family protein, protein MVNVWYPVDPEEAEGKVKEHYPSELGEAISLVFGLPKQLFSHVTEIPTHVVDGAKLSAAEASYPVLLFSPGIRSTRFQSMTAIEELVSHGYIVVGMDHPYTSAKVTFPDGHSVFYEPDPEFDTSAELYEYNVTGVGIRAADASFVLDTLTEWNAQDPNGLFQGRLDLDRTGIFGHSYGGATTAEALAQDKRFKAGVSLEGGFWGEVAYTGLQQPFMYMMSGGTAQSLDPVQNIDITRSYVRAFFDQYLNNKPQSLLDGPSADSPEVKFDQEYTRKRM, encoded by the coding sequence ATGGTGAATGTCTGGTATCCGGTGGACCCGGAAGAGGCTGAGGGGAAGGTGAAGGAGCATTATCCTTCCGAGCTCGGAGAAGCTATCAGTCTGGTATTTGGCCTGCCCAAGCAGCTGTTCAGTCATGTGACCGAAATTCCTACACATGTCGTCGATGGAGCGAAGCTGTCCGCAGCCGAGGCGAGCTATCCGGTTTTACTGTTCTCGCCGGGCATTCGTTCCACCCGGTTTCAGAGCATGACGGCCATCGAGGAACTGGTCAGCCACGGCTATATTGTAGTAGGGATGGATCATCCCTATACATCGGCTAAGGTCACATTCCCGGATGGACATTCGGTCTTCTATGAACCTGATCCCGAGTTTGATACCTCTGCAGAGCTTTATGAGTATAATGTCACAGGAGTAGGTATTCGCGCAGCCGATGCCAGCTTTGTACTCGACACGCTTACGGAATGGAATGCGCAGGATCCGAACGGTTTGTTTCAGGGCAGACTGGATCTGGACCGGACCGGAATATTCGGCCATTCCTATGGCGGGGCGACAACTGCGGAGGCGCTGGCACAGGACAAGCGGTTCAAGGCAGGCGTAAGTCTGGAAGGCGGATTCTGGGGGGAGGTTGCCTATACCGGATTGCAGCAGCCGTTTATGTACATGATGTCCGGAGGCACCGCTCAAAGTCTCGATCCGGTGCAAAATATTGATATTACGAGATCTTATGTGAGAGCCTTCTTCGATCAATATTTAAACAACAAACCGCAATCTCTTCTGGACGGGCCATCAGCCGATTCCCCCGAAGTGAAGTTTGATCAAGAGTATACCCGCAAGAGAATGTAA
- a CDS encoding MerR family transcriptional regulator has product MEGMTRGELAKLSGVSMATIRYYEDSGILPVPGRVANGYRIYTEDYLVKIKFIRDAKSLGYSLKEIREVLGMLGQKMDAETLKGRVRNKILEIDERIAAMRSIQSMLAGLLETPQEDIHNYLQSFRIHDKE; this is encoded by the coding sequence ATGGAGGGCATGACACGCGGAGAGCTGGCGAAATTATCCGGGGTAAGCATGGCAACCATTCGCTATTACGAGGATAGTGGCATCCTGCCTGTCCCCGGGCGGGTAGCAAATGGTTACCGGATTTATACGGAGGATTATCTGGTGAAGATCAAGTTCATCAGGGATGCCAAATCCCTGGGGTATTCGCTGAAAGAAATCCGTGAAGTGCTGGGAATGCTCGGTCAAAAGATGGATGCCGAGACGCTGAAGGGACGGGTCCGCAATAAAATACTGGAAATCGATGAAAGAATTGCTGCAATGCGCTCCATTCAAAGCATGCTTGCAGGCCTGCTTGAGACGCCTCAGGAGGATATCCACAATTATTTGCAGTCGTTCCGCATTCACGATAAGGAATAG
- the thyX gene encoding FAD-dependent thymidylate synthase: MLLNIDVLDKGYVRLVNHMGSDLTVVNAARVSYAKQSDALTEKDLRLIQFLAREGHTSPFRHAVIQYEIYAPLMVARQWWKYVIGSAHYEGTGDSLEAWNESSRRYITEEPAFYTPAAGQWRSAPANSKQGSGDIVAWELGEKYTRELMNYVDLGIQKYEAALADGICAEQARLFLPAYGLYVRWYWTASLQSVAHFLNQRLEHDAQKEIQDYAKAVLEIVKALFPVTIDELLSK; encoded by the coding sequence TTGCTCTTGAATATTGATGTTCTCGATAAAGGTTATGTCCGGCTGGTGAATCATATGGGTTCCGATCTCACCGTTGTTAATGCGGCGCGGGTATCCTATGCCAAACAGTCGGATGCACTCACAGAAAAAGATCTGCGGCTCATTCAATTTCTGGCCAGAGAAGGACATACTTCCCCCTTCCGCCATGCCGTGATCCAATATGAAATCTATGCTCCGCTTATGGTCGCCAGACAGTGGTGGAAATACGTCATCGGCTCGGCCCATTATGAAGGAACCGGTGACAGCCTGGAGGCCTGGAATGAATCAAGCCGCAGGTATATTACGGAAGAACCCGCTTTTTATACCCCTGCCGCCGGGCAATGGCGAAGCGCACCCGCGAACTCCAAACAAGGCAGCGGCGATATCGTAGCCTGGGAGCTTGGAGAGAAATATACCCGGGAGCTCATGAACTATGTGGATTTGGGGATTCAGAAATATGAGGCTGCGCTGGCAGACGGAATCTGCGCGGAACAGGCAAGGCTGTTTCTGCCTGCCTATGGACTCTATGTCCGCTGGTATTGGACGGCTTCGCTGCAATCCGTAGCGCATTTCCTGAATCAGCGGCTGGAGCATGACGCCCAGAAGGAAATACAGGACTATGCCAAAGCCGTACTTGAGATTGTGAAAGCATTGTTCCCGGTGACGATTGACGAGCTGCTGTCCAAATAA